The following proteins are encoded in a genomic region of Phalacrocorax carbo chromosome 2, bPhaCar2.1, whole genome shotgun sequence:
- the PARP10 gene encoding protein mono-ADP-ribosyltransferase PARP10 isoform X2, with product MAEGVLEVGGVPPDMEEELAVLYFESRRRSGGGPVLSCQRLGPLLFLTFENPQDAQNVLARGSHRLGGAELGVRPAPPWDPNHLLLRGLRPETPPELLEPHLEALLGRPHGTFDLCRGPAPGWGLLRLRDPITSLEFAAVEQRAQRQGPEGAAVALLRPPQTSSVLVRAEAPGLCRDLLELYFENRRSGGGSVQAVRLLWGGRAAVVTFQEPAAAQRVLQRPHRLQDTVLALAPHYPFLEPLEEDADPPPDTAPPPDTAPPPDVTPSLDTTPTPHTAPPAPASPDPCPEVAEPLASGPVPGALPREGEDTEQAAMAGSAQDEVLVPAEPGALRYLQRHYQDLLASIPEVSLLPLEGEDVTGFRVSGETGRCRAAADFLQSLLGSVGSQPVLLRFPGVARFLRDEGGQSVLRQLESRFHCVIDLDGVHWSPPDPQLELAELLPRSCRRDPLPTALRSGHQDRPDDADSADGADDADGDSLHSNIEEIKELLAALHPGEDAGDGEPVPQPGDDADEELDSHAKPLAAADAEGIGQTLSGGQGAGMEEEAQMVLAIQRSMDSRRHEEEEEEELARATALSLRSYCQERRAAPGARSEEEEDAGLLAALEASLEEALPAADTARVMVFYSFERDVAAVPRELEQALEGRLRVEAVASERLRVLPAACRRCLTFLQRKHAVRLCLRHGTATLRGFAEYAAAAARDLALLLPRLPPPERGPPAPAARWVRWDPSGTAVPYGPEAAALLEQAWLRRERRLDLLLDGRPFTVDFKRMEEYDIGSACASAVSRSSPPTESARRLLGPEVLGLEEEEVRLMPLAEDSEEFCDTVRHFYETLEELHSHISIVKYQLKKTSMEKACTGGAVERVLFHGTTETSSREICLHGFNRSFCGKNAALYGLGVYFAVHAAVSAQEQYSPRSADGCKYIFVAKVLTGDYTVGGQGMRAPPLRQGAGAPLRYDSVVDNPLQPAIFVIFNDTQAYPQYLITCRRRGGPH from the exons ATGGCGGAGGgggtgctggaggtgggggGCGTCCCCCCCGACatggaggaggagctggcagtgcTCTACTTTGAGAGCCGGCGGcgctcggggggggggcccgTGCTGAGCTGCCAGCGCCTCggccccctcctcttcctcaccttcGAGAACCCCCAGG atGCCCAGAACGTCCTGGCCCGTGGCAGCCACCGGCTGGGGGGGGCCGAGCTGGGGGTGCGCCCTGCCCCACCCTGGGACCCCAACCACCTGCTACTGCGGGGGCTGCGCCCCGAGACCCCCCCTGAGCTCCTGGAGCCGCACCTGGAGGCGCTGCTGGGTCGCCCCCACGGCACCTTCGACCTGTGCCGGGGCCCGGCGCccggctgggggctgctgcgcCTGCGGGACCCCATCACCTCCCTCG AGTTCGCGGCGGTGGAGCAGCGGGCGCAGCGGCAGGGGCCCGAGGGGGCCGCGGTGGCCCTGCTGCGGCCGCCGCAGACCAGCAGCGTGCTGGTGCGGGCGGAGGCGCCGGGGCTGTGCCGCGACCTGCTGGAGCTCTACTTCGAGAACCGtcgcagcggcggcggcagcgtgCAGGCGGTGCGGCTGCTgtggggcggccgggcggcCGTCGTCACCTTCCAGGAACCCGCAG CGGCGCAGCGGGTGCTGCAGAGGCCCCACCGGCTGCAGGACACAGTGCTGGCCCTCGCCCCCCACTACCCCTTCCTGGAGCCGCTGGAGGAGGACGCGGACCCCCCGCCGGACACGGCACCTCCACCAGACACAGCCCCCCCGCCAGACGTGACCCCCTCGCTGGACACGACCCCCACACCACacacagcccccccagcccctgccagcccagACCCCTGCCCGGAGGTGGCAGAGCCGCTGGCGTCGGGCCCGGTGCCGGGGGCGCTTCCCAGGGAGGGTGAGGACACGGAGCAGGCGGCGATGGCGGGGTCGGCGCAGGACGAGGTGCTGGTGCCGGCGGAGCCGGGAGCGCTGCGCTACCTGCAGCGGCACTACCAGGACCTGCTGGCCAGCATCCCCGAGGTGTCCCTGCTGCCGCTGGAAGGGGAGGACGTCACCGGATTCCGG GTGAGCGGGGAAACGGGCCGGTGCCGGGCAGCGGCCGATTTCCTGCAGAGCCTGCTGGGCAGCGTGGGCTCGCAGCCGGTGCTGCTGCGGTTCCCCGGCGTCGCCCGCTTCCTGCGGGATGAAGGCGGGCAGAGCGTCCTCCGGCAGCTGGAGAGCCGCTTCCATTGTGTCATCGACCTGGACGGCGTCCACTGGAGCCCCCCGGACCCCCAG ctggagctggcggAGCTGCTCCCCCGGAGCTGCCGCCGGGACCCCCTGCCCACGGCGCTGCGCTCCGGGCACCAGGACCGGCCGGACGACGCCGACAGTGCTGACGGCGCCGACGACGCCGACGGCGACAGCCTTCACTCCAACATAG AGGAGATCAAGGAGCTGCTGGCAGCGCTGCACCCCGGCGAGGACGCCGGCGATGGGGAGCCCGTGCCGCAGCCCGGCGACGACGCCGACGAGGAGCTGGACTCCCACGCCAAGCCCCTCGCCGCGGCCGACGCGGAGGGCATCGGGCAGACGCTGTCGGGCGGGCAGGGGGCcgggatggaggaggaggcgCAGATGGTGCTGGCCATCCAGCGCTCCATGGACAGCAGGCGgcacgaggaggaggaggaggaggagctggcgcGCGCCACCGCGCTCTCCCTCCGCTCCTACTGCCAGGAGCGTCGGGCAGCCCCCGGCGCACGgagcgaggaggaggaagatgccgGCCTCCTGGCCGCGCTGGAGGCCTCCCTGGAGGAGGCTCTGCCGGCGGCGGACACGGCGCGGGTGATGGTGTTCTACTCCTTCGAGCGGGACGTGGCCGCGGTGCCGCGGGAGCTGGAGCAGGCGCTGGAGGGGCGGCTGCGGGTGGAGGCGGTGGCGAGCGAGCGCCTGCGGGTGCTGCCGGCCGCCTGCCGCCGCTGCCTGACCTTCCTGCAGCGCAAGCACGCCGTGCGCCTCTGCCTGCGCCACGGCACCGCCACGCTGCGCGGCTTCGCCGAGtacgccgccgccgccgcccgcgacCTCGCCCTCCTGCTGCCGCGGCTGCCGCCGCCGGAGcgcggccccccggcccccgccgcgcgCTGGGTGCGGTGGGACCCCTCCGGCACCGCCGTCCCCTACGGCCCCGAGGCCGCCGCGCTGCTGGAGCAGGCCTGGCTGCGCCGGGAGCGCCGGCTGGACCTGCTGCTGGACGGGCGGCCCTTCACCGTCGACTTCAAGCGGATGGAGGAGTACGACATCGGCAGCGCCTGCGCCTCGGCCGTCTCCCGCAGCTCGCCCCCGACGGAGAGCGCCCGCCGCCTGCTCG GGCCGGAGGTGCTgggcctggaggaggaggaggtgaggcTGATGCCGCTGGCCGAGGACTCGGAGGAGTTCTGTGACACCGTGCGCCATTTCTACGAGACGCTGGAGGAGCTGCACAGCCACATCAGCATCGTCAAG TACCAGCTGAAGAAGACCAGCATGGAGAAGGCGTGTACCGGTGGCGCGGTGGAGAGGGTCCTCTTCCACGGCACCACCGAGACCTCCAGCCGCGAGATCTGCTTGCACGGCTTCAACCGCAGCTTCTGCGGCAAGAACG ccgctcTCTACGGGCTCGGCGTGTACTTCGCGGTGCACGCGGCCGTCTCGGCGCAGGAGCAGTACTCGCCGCGCAGCGCCGACGGCTGCAAGTACATCTTCGTGGCCAAGGTGCTGACCGGGGATTACACGGTGGGGGGCCAGGGGATGCGGGCCCCCCCGCTGCggcagggggctggggcccCCCTGCGCTACGACAGCGTGGTGGACAACCCTCTGCAGCCCGCCATCTTCGTCATCTTCAACGACACCCAGGCCTACCCCCAGTACCTCATCacctgccgccgccgcgggggtcCCCACTAA
- the PARP10 gene encoding protein mono-ADP-ribosyltransferase PARP10 isoform X1, translating into MAEGVLEVGGVPPDMEEELAVLYFESRRRSGGGPVLSCQRLGPLLFLTFENPQDAQNVLARGSHRLGGAELGVRPAPPWDPNHLLLRGLRPETPPELLEPHLEALLGRPHGTFDLCRGPAPGWGLLRLRDPITSLEFAAVEQRAQRQGPEGAAVALLRPPQTSSVLVRAEAPGLCRDLLELYFENRRSGGGSVQAVRLLWGGRAAVVTFQEPAAAQRVLQRPHRLQDTVLALAPHYPFLEPLEEDADPPPDTAPPPDTAPPPDVTPSLDTTPTPHTAPPAPASPDPCPEVAEPLASGPVPGALPREGEDTEQAAMAGSAQDEVLVPAEPGALRYLQRHYQDLLASIPEVSLLPLEGEDVTGFRVSGETGRCRAAADFLQSLLGSVGSQPVLLRFPGVARFLRDEGGQSVLRQLESRFHCVIDLDGVHWSPPDPQLELAELLPRSCRRDPLPTALRSGHQDRPDDADSADGADDADGDSLHSNIEEIKELLAALHPGEDAGDGEPVPQPGDDADEELDSHAKPLAAADAEGIGQTLSGGQGAGMEEEAQMVLAIQRSMDSRRHEEEEEEELARATALSLRSYCQERRAAPGARSEEEEDAGLLAALEASLEEALPAADTARVMVFYSFERDVAAVPRELEQALEGRLRVEAVASERLRVLPAACRRCLTFLQRKHAVRLCLRHGTATLRGFAEYAAAAARDLALLLPRLPPPERGPPAPAARWVRWDPSGTAVPYGPEAAALLEQAWLRRERRLDLLLDGRPFTVDFKRMEEYDIGSACASAVSRSSPPTESARRLLGPEVLGLEEEEVRLMPLAEDSEEFCDTVRHFYETLEELHSHISIVKVEKLIHPLLYKQYQLKKTSMEKACTGGAVERVLFHGTTETSSREICLHGFNRSFCGKNAALYGLGVYFAVHAAVSAQEQYSPRSADGCKYIFVAKVLTGDYTVGGQGMRAPPLRQGAGAPLRYDSVVDNPLQPAIFVIFNDTQAYPQYLITCRRRGGPH; encoded by the exons ATGGCGGAGGgggtgctggaggtgggggGCGTCCCCCCCGACatggaggaggagctggcagtgcTCTACTTTGAGAGCCGGCGGcgctcggggggggggcccgTGCTGAGCTGCCAGCGCCTCggccccctcctcttcctcaccttcGAGAACCCCCAGG atGCCCAGAACGTCCTGGCCCGTGGCAGCCACCGGCTGGGGGGGGCCGAGCTGGGGGTGCGCCCTGCCCCACCCTGGGACCCCAACCACCTGCTACTGCGGGGGCTGCGCCCCGAGACCCCCCCTGAGCTCCTGGAGCCGCACCTGGAGGCGCTGCTGGGTCGCCCCCACGGCACCTTCGACCTGTGCCGGGGCCCGGCGCccggctgggggctgctgcgcCTGCGGGACCCCATCACCTCCCTCG AGTTCGCGGCGGTGGAGCAGCGGGCGCAGCGGCAGGGGCCCGAGGGGGCCGCGGTGGCCCTGCTGCGGCCGCCGCAGACCAGCAGCGTGCTGGTGCGGGCGGAGGCGCCGGGGCTGTGCCGCGACCTGCTGGAGCTCTACTTCGAGAACCGtcgcagcggcggcggcagcgtgCAGGCGGTGCGGCTGCTgtggggcggccgggcggcCGTCGTCACCTTCCAGGAACCCGCAG CGGCGCAGCGGGTGCTGCAGAGGCCCCACCGGCTGCAGGACACAGTGCTGGCCCTCGCCCCCCACTACCCCTTCCTGGAGCCGCTGGAGGAGGACGCGGACCCCCCGCCGGACACGGCACCTCCACCAGACACAGCCCCCCCGCCAGACGTGACCCCCTCGCTGGACACGACCCCCACACCACacacagcccccccagcccctgccagcccagACCCCTGCCCGGAGGTGGCAGAGCCGCTGGCGTCGGGCCCGGTGCCGGGGGCGCTTCCCAGGGAGGGTGAGGACACGGAGCAGGCGGCGATGGCGGGGTCGGCGCAGGACGAGGTGCTGGTGCCGGCGGAGCCGGGAGCGCTGCGCTACCTGCAGCGGCACTACCAGGACCTGCTGGCCAGCATCCCCGAGGTGTCCCTGCTGCCGCTGGAAGGGGAGGACGTCACCGGATTCCGG GTGAGCGGGGAAACGGGCCGGTGCCGGGCAGCGGCCGATTTCCTGCAGAGCCTGCTGGGCAGCGTGGGCTCGCAGCCGGTGCTGCTGCGGTTCCCCGGCGTCGCCCGCTTCCTGCGGGATGAAGGCGGGCAGAGCGTCCTCCGGCAGCTGGAGAGCCGCTTCCATTGTGTCATCGACCTGGACGGCGTCCACTGGAGCCCCCCGGACCCCCAG ctggagctggcggAGCTGCTCCCCCGGAGCTGCCGCCGGGACCCCCTGCCCACGGCGCTGCGCTCCGGGCACCAGGACCGGCCGGACGACGCCGACAGTGCTGACGGCGCCGACGACGCCGACGGCGACAGCCTTCACTCCAACATAG AGGAGATCAAGGAGCTGCTGGCAGCGCTGCACCCCGGCGAGGACGCCGGCGATGGGGAGCCCGTGCCGCAGCCCGGCGACGACGCCGACGAGGAGCTGGACTCCCACGCCAAGCCCCTCGCCGCGGCCGACGCGGAGGGCATCGGGCAGACGCTGTCGGGCGGGCAGGGGGCcgggatggaggaggaggcgCAGATGGTGCTGGCCATCCAGCGCTCCATGGACAGCAGGCGgcacgaggaggaggaggaggaggagctggcgcGCGCCACCGCGCTCTCCCTCCGCTCCTACTGCCAGGAGCGTCGGGCAGCCCCCGGCGCACGgagcgaggaggaggaagatgccgGCCTCCTGGCCGCGCTGGAGGCCTCCCTGGAGGAGGCTCTGCCGGCGGCGGACACGGCGCGGGTGATGGTGTTCTACTCCTTCGAGCGGGACGTGGCCGCGGTGCCGCGGGAGCTGGAGCAGGCGCTGGAGGGGCGGCTGCGGGTGGAGGCGGTGGCGAGCGAGCGCCTGCGGGTGCTGCCGGCCGCCTGCCGCCGCTGCCTGACCTTCCTGCAGCGCAAGCACGCCGTGCGCCTCTGCCTGCGCCACGGCACCGCCACGCTGCGCGGCTTCGCCGAGtacgccgccgccgccgcccgcgacCTCGCCCTCCTGCTGCCGCGGCTGCCGCCGCCGGAGcgcggccccccggcccccgccgcgcgCTGGGTGCGGTGGGACCCCTCCGGCACCGCCGTCCCCTACGGCCCCGAGGCCGCCGCGCTGCTGGAGCAGGCCTGGCTGCGCCGGGAGCGCCGGCTGGACCTGCTGCTGGACGGGCGGCCCTTCACCGTCGACTTCAAGCGGATGGAGGAGTACGACATCGGCAGCGCCTGCGCCTCGGCCGTCTCCCGCAGCTCGCCCCCGACGGAGAGCGCCCGCCGCCTGCTCG GGCCGGAGGTGCTgggcctggaggaggaggaggtgaggcTGATGCCGCTGGCCGAGGACTCGGAGGAGTTCTGTGACACCGTGCGCCATTTCTACGAGACGCTGGAGGAGCTGCACAGCCACATCAGCATCGTCAAG GTGGAGAAGCTGATCCACCCGCTGCTGTACAAGCAGTACCAGCTGAAGAAGACCAGCATGGAGAAGGCGTGTACCGGTGGCGCGGTGGAGAGGGTCCTCTTCCACGGCACCACCGAGACCTCCAGCCGCGAGATCTGCTTGCACGGCTTCAACCGCAGCTTCTGCGGCAAGAACG ccgctcTCTACGGGCTCGGCGTGTACTTCGCGGTGCACGCGGCCGTCTCGGCGCAGGAGCAGTACTCGCCGCGCAGCGCCGACGGCTGCAAGTACATCTTCGTGGCCAAGGTGCTGACCGGGGATTACACGGTGGGGGGCCAGGGGATGCGGGCCCCCCCGCTGCggcagggggctggggcccCCCTGCGCTACGACAGCGTGGTGGACAACCCTCTGCAGCCCGCCATCTTCGTCATCTTCAACGACACCCAGGCCTACCCCCAGTACCTCATCacctgccgccgccgcgggggtcCCCACTAA